A window of Chitinophagales bacterium contains these coding sequences:
- a CDS encoding SulP family inorganic anion transporter → MKNYIQHFRTDLLSGLVVFLVALPLCLGIAVASGAPPFAGIITGVIAGILVGVLSGSNVSVSGPAAGLIAIVLAAITDMGYEPFLLAVIIAGGIQLLLGFLKAGSISAYFPTSVIEGMLAAIGIIIIKKEIPHAIGYDKAHEGDFFSYELLSDDKGFFTEIIHSFNYAHAGAILITVVSLGILIAFNKIAFLKKIKFIPGALVAVTVGIILNEVFKSTGSSLAISQDHLVTLPTASNFNEFIGQFHVPSFKGISNPDTWIVGVTIAIVASIETLLCLEAGDKMDPWKRYSSANTELKAQGIGNVLAGLIGGLPMTSVIVRTSANVNAGARTKMSTVIHGILLLLTVILIPGLLNKIPMACLAAILIMIGIKLASPKVFKHMWKTGKHQFIPFVVTVIAVVVTDLLKGVGIGLVVSIFFILRGNMKLAYFFKKEKHHEGETIHIDLAQEVSFLNKAAIKQTLAHLPKNSNVIINAANTVYIDYDVLELLRDFLEFGSKEKNITVTLANFKPAYKMEDADHVYSGN, encoded by the coding sequence ATGAAGAATTATATACAACATTTTCGCACTGACCTCCTTTCGGGCCTGGTCGTTTTTCTGGTGGCCCTTCCGCTGTGCTTAGGCATTGCTGTAGCCAGTGGGGCGCCCCCTTTTGCCGGAATCATTACCGGGGTGATCGCGGGAATTCTGGTGGGTGTCTTAAGTGGTTCCAATGTAAGTGTATCTGGCCCGGCGGCGGGTTTGATCGCTATTGTACTGGCAGCCATCACTGATATGGGCTATGAGCCCTTTTTGCTGGCCGTGATCATTGCCGGTGGTATTCAATTGTTATTGGGATTTTTAAAAGCGGGAAGTATTTCCGCCTATTTCCCTACCAGTGTAATTGAGGGGATGCTGGCTGCGATCGGTATCATCATCATCAAGAAGGAGATACCACACGCCATTGGTTATGATAAAGCCCATGAGGGTGATTTCTTTTCCTATGAATTGCTGAGCGATGATAAAGGATTCTTCACCGAGATCATTCACTCCTTTAATTACGCCCATGCCGGTGCCATCCTCATTACGGTGGTATCCCTTGGTATCCTTATTGCTTTCAACAAGATCGCCTTTCTTAAAAAAATTAAATTCATTCCCGGTGCCCTGGTAGCAGTTACCGTGGGGATTATCCTGAATGAGGTATTTAAATCCACTGGTTCGTCCTTAGCTATTTCACAGGATCACCTGGTTACCCTGCCCACTGCCTCCAACTTCAACGAATTTATCGGGCAATTCCATGTTCCCTCTTTTAAAGGAATATCAAATCCCGATACCTGGATCGTAGGGGTAACGATCGCTATTGTGGCCAGTATCGAAACCCTGCTCTGTCTTGAGGCCGGGGATAAAATGGATCCATGGAAACGGTATTCAAGCGCCAATACGGAATTGAAAGCGCAGGGTATAGGCAATGTACTTGCCGGATTGATCGGTGGTTTACCCATGACCTCTGTGATCGTTCGTACCTCGGCCAATGTCAATGCCGGTGCGCGTACCAAAATGTCAACCGTTATACATGGTATACTCCTTCTGCTTACTGTGATCCTCATTCCGGGCTTACTGAATAAGATACCTATGGCCTGTCTGGCTGCTATCCTGATCATGATCGGTATCAAACTGGCCAGCCCCAAAGTATTCAAACACATGTGGAAGACAGGAAAACATCAGTTCATTCCATTTGTGGTTACCGTAATTGCCGTAGTGGTTACCGATCTGTTGAAAGGTGTGGGTATCGGTTTGGTGGTAAGTATATTCTTTATCCTTCGGGGGAATATGAAACTGGCTTATTTCTTTAAAAAAGAGAAACACCATGAAGGTGAAACCATTCATATCGACCTGGCACAGGAAGTTTCTTTCCTGAATAAAGCAGCGATCAAACAAACCCTGGCGCATCTGCCTAAAAACAGCAATGTAATAATCAATGCCGCCAATACAGTTTATATTGATTATGATGTATTGGAATTACTACGTGATTTCCTGGAGTTTGGTTCCAAAGAAAAAAACATTACCGTTACCCTGGCTAATTTCAAGCCGGCGTATAAGATGGAAGATGCGGATCACGTGTACTCCGGGAACTAA
- a CDS encoding TolC family protein — MKKLIFLILLFLSGNINRLWAQSGGPTLAPEEVLQIIRTLHPVAKQADILVEKAKADITISRGAFDPYLKNTSAQKTFDGSDYYYYNRPSVNIPTWFGIEVEAGLEYLSGTRTDPTETSGETSYIGLSVPLAKNLLMDKRRAALKTAQIFQEASEQERRMLLNDLFLNAMEAYWEWAKQFQQYKILEDAVEVNRKRLTLVRNAYLLGDRAAVDTTEALAQLQNFEYLRDQALLEFRNAGLLLSTFLWTDKGTPYELPATVRPSGEWQAINTNLIAEPRLDSLLEITRTQHPVLRVYDYKLKALDVEKKLKFQGLLPTVDFKYNQLGKGYDILKTATGPLFENSFQYGLTLGIPLRLSEGRGEYRKAKLKIDETRWQQDQKELEIGNKLRSYYNEWKTLQQQIRIQEQAYRNYLALQKAEELRFESGESSLFLVNTRENKTLEALQKLQELRAKFFKTGYAITWATGGL; from the coding sequence ATGAAAAAATTAATTTTCTTAATACTATTATTCCTTTCAGGAAATATAAACAGGCTTTGGGCACAGTCAGGTGGCCCAACGCTTGCCCCCGAAGAAGTGCTGCAGATCATTCGCACACTTCACCCGGTGGCCAAACAAGCGGATATCTTGGTGGAAAAGGCTAAGGCGGATATCACCATATCCCGGGGAGCCTTTGACCCCTATTTAAAAAATACATCCGCGCAAAAGACCTTCGACGGATCCGATTATTACTATTATAACCGCCCCTCGGTCAATATCCCCACCTGGTTTGGGATCGAAGTGGAGGCTGGATTGGAATACCTTTCAGGAACACGTACCGATCCAACAGAAACAAGTGGCGAAACCAGTTATATTGGTTTATCCGTACCACTGGCCAAGAATCTTTTGATGGATAAAAGGCGGGCAGCGTTAAAAACCGCTCAGATCTTTCAGGAGGCGTCTGAACAGGAAAGACGCATGCTGTTGAACGATCTTTTTCTGAACGCCATGGAGGCTTATTGGGAATGGGCCAAACAGTTTCAGCAATATAAAATACTGGAAGATGCTGTAGAAGTAAACCGGAAAAGATTGACCCTGGTGAGGAATGCTTATCTGCTGGGTGATCGCGCTGCCGTAGACACCACAGAGGCACTTGCCCAGCTTCAGAATTTTGAATACCTGCGGGACCAGGCCTTGCTTGAATTTCGAAATGCAGGTTTATTATTATCCACTTTTTTATGGACAGATAAGGGTACACCTTACGAACTACCAGCCACTGTTCGTCCTTCGGGTGAATGGCAGGCGATCAATACCAACCTTATCGCCGAACCCCGACTGGATTCTTTGCTGGAAATCACCAGGACCCAACATCCTGTTTTACGAGTGTACGATTACAAACTCAAAGCGTTGGATGTAGAGAAGAAATTGAAATTTCAGGGGTTATTGCCTACCGTGGATTTTAAATACAACCAACTGGGAAAGGGATATGATATTTTAAAAACGGCCACCGGCCCTTTGTTTGAAAACAGTTTCCAATATGGGCTTACCCTGGGTATCCCCTTGCGACTTTCAGAAGGACGTGGGGAATACCGCAAGGCCAAACTCAAGATCGATGAGACCCGTTGGCAACAGGATCAAAAAGAACTCGAGATCGGCAATAAACTCAGGTCATACTATAATGAATGGAAGACCCTGCAGCAACAGATCCGTATCCAGGAACAGGCCTATCGAAACTATCTGGCCCTGCAAAAAGCGGAAGAGTTGCGATTTGAATCCGGGGAAAGCTCCCTGTTTCTGGTCAATACCCGCGAAAACAAAACCCTCGAGGCCCTGCAGAAACTGCAGGAACTGAGGGCTAAGTTTTTCAAAACAGGTTATGCGATTACCTGGGCTACGGGAGGATTGTAA
- a CDS encoding HlyD family efflux transporter periplasmic adaptor subunit, translating into MTTSSIRSYDHIYLHNRQSRVRIWFLVCMGIFVLFLFLPWTQNIRAKGQVTTLYQNQRPQQVNTIIGGRVIKWYIKEGDYVKAGDTLVQLTEVKADYLDPQLLDRTKEQLTGKEMSVEYYKDKVAATQQQIGAINNGLTLKLDQLSNKLLQLELKVQADSAEAAAANNELQISTVQFNRQKKMYDSGLVSLTQLETRNQLYQNALAKKISAENKLANTKQEITITRIEMNALQQENAEKVAKAQGEQFQSLTQIAGGQAEIAKLQNLYASYSIRNGMYYILAPQSGQIVKAQKAGIGEYVKDGDMIAEIVPDQISFAVEMFVQPLDLPLLAPGQKVRFLFDGFPAIVFSGWPSASSGTFGGEIVAVESNVSANGRFRVLVKEDPADKPWPRELKIGAGAQGIALLKDVPVWYELWRNINGFPPDYYKTK; encoded by the coding sequence ATGACAACGAGTTCTATACGATCCTACGATCATATCTACCTCCACAACCGGCAAAGCCGAGTGAGGATCTGGTTTTTGGTTTGCATGGGCATATTTGTCCTCTTCCTTTTTCTTCCCTGGACACAAAATATCCGCGCCAAGGGCCAGGTAACCACCTTGTACCAGAACCAGCGTCCCCAGCAGGTGAATACCATCATCGGCGGACGGGTCATTAAATGGTATATCAAGGAAGGTGATTATGTAAAAGCCGGTGATACACTTGTACAACTCACGGAGGTAAAAGCTGATTATCTGGACCCCCAATTACTTGACCGTACCAAAGAGCAATTGACCGGAAAGGAAATGTCGGTGGAATATTATAAAGACAAAGTAGCTGCCACCCAGCAACAGATCGGTGCCATCAACAATGGCCTGACCCTGAAATTGGATCAACTGAGTAACAAACTTCTTCAATTGGAATTAAAGGTTCAGGCCGATAGTGCGGAAGCAGCGGCAGCCAACAATGAACTCCAGATCAGCACGGTTCAATTCAATCGACAGAAAAAAATGTATGATAGTGGTCTCGTTTCCCTTACCCAATTGGAAACCAGAAATCAACTTTATCAGAACGCGCTGGCAAAAAAGATCAGTGCCGAAAACAAACTGGCCAATACAAAACAGGAGATCACCATTACCCGTATTGAGATGAACGCACTGCAACAGGAAAATGCGGAGAAAGTGGCCAAGGCACAGGGCGAGCAATTTCAATCACTCACCCAAATTGCCGGTGGACAAGCGGAAATTGCCAAACTCCAAAACCTGTATGCCAGTTATTCCATCCGAAACGGAATGTATTACATTCTGGCTCCACAAAGTGGCCAGATTGTCAAAGCACAAAAAGCCGGTATTGGTGAGTATGTGAAAGATGGGGACATGATCGCGGAGATCGTACCCGATCAGATCTCCTTTGCGGTGGAGATGTTTGTTCAACCCCTCGATCTTCCTCTGCTTGCACCCGGACAAAAAGTGCGTTTTCTGTTTGATGGGTTTCCAGCCATTGTATTCAGTGGCTGGCCAAGCGCTTCCTCAGGAACATTTGGCGGAGAGATCGTAGCCGTGGAAAGTAATGTAAGCGCCAATGGCCGGTTCAGGGTGCTGGTGAAAGAAGACCCGGCTGATAAACCCTGGCCCAGGGAACTCAAGATCGGAGCTGGCGCACAAGGCATTGCCTTATTGAAAGATGTGCCTGTTTGGTATGAATTGTGGCGAAACATCAATGGGTTTCCGCCTGACTATTATAAAACGAAGTAG